From a single Streptomyces sp. NBC_00377 genomic region:
- a CDS encoding carbohydrate ABC transporter permease produces the protein MAVHDVTVNAAGSERPAPQAPVPPPPRPRSNRRALEPLLWLGPATLLILTMVVWPIVEMVRTSLTRVSSTGLSRGFAGAGNYTDLFAEGDLPGVLLRTLVWVVGVVTVTILVSLGLAQLLNSRFPGQRWVRWAMIVPWASSVLMTALIWRWMLNNFYGVINRLLMDLGVLDAPVNWLADPGPALVAMMGVAVFVSLPFTSFVLLAGLQSIPAEVYEAARVDGAGPVRGYLAITLPLLRPSLVVAAIINVINVFNSFPIIWAMTRGGPGFATDTTTTYLYKLAFDNQSVGESAAMAVVNFGLVLAVVLVYLRVVRRKEDTA, from the coding sequence GTGGCCGTACACGACGTCACCGTGAACGCGGCGGGGAGCGAACGCCCCGCCCCGCAGGCGCCCGTGCCCCCGCCGCCCCGCCCTCGGAGTAACCGGCGTGCGCTGGAGCCCCTGTTGTGGCTCGGTCCCGCCACCCTCCTCATCCTGACCATGGTCGTCTGGCCGATCGTCGAGATGGTCCGTACATCCCTGACACGGGTGAGCTCGACCGGACTGTCCCGGGGGTTCGCCGGCGCCGGCAACTACACCGACCTGTTCGCCGAGGGCGATCTGCCCGGAGTGCTGCTGCGCACCCTCGTATGGGTCGTCGGGGTCGTCACCGTCACCATCCTGGTCTCCCTCGGACTGGCCCAACTGCTCAACTCCCGTTTCCCCGGGCAGCGGTGGGTGCGGTGGGCGATGATCGTGCCGTGGGCCTCGTCCGTGCTGATGACGGCCCTCATCTGGCGCTGGATGCTCAACAACTTCTACGGCGTCATCAACCGGCTGCTCATGGACCTCGGTGTGCTGGACGCGCCCGTCAACTGGCTGGCGGACCCGGGGCCGGCCCTCGTCGCGATGATGGGCGTGGCCGTGTTCGTCTCGCTGCCGTTCACCTCCTTCGTCCTGCTCGCCGGTCTCCAGAGCATCCCCGCCGAGGTGTACGAGGCGGCGCGGGTGGACGGCGCCGGCCCGGTCCGGGGCTACCTGGCCATCACCTTGCCGCTGCTGCGGCCCTCGCTGGTCGTCGCCGCGATCATCAACGTCATCAACGTGTTCAACTCGTTCCCCATCATCTGGGCCATGACGCGCGGCGGCCCCGGCTTCGCCACCGACACGACCACCACCTATCTGTACAAACTCGCCTTCGACAACCAGTCGGTGGGGGAGTCGGCCGCCATGGCCGTCGTCAACTTCGGGCTGGTCCTGGCTGTGGTGCTGGTCTATCTGCGCGTCGTCCGCCGTAAGGAGGACACCGCGTGA
- a CDS encoding class II fructose-bisphosphate aldolase: MPLTSTADLMSSAYRDGRAVGAFNVITLEHAEAVVTGAEAAGCPVICQISENAVRFHGGRLAPISRATAALAEAAAVPVALHLDHVTDETLLHGAADCGFGSVMFDASALPHAENVSVTRSAAQWAHARGLWLEAELGEIGGKDGVHAPSARTDPDQAREFVAATGVDALAVAVGSSHAMTTRTARLDHALIARLARALPVPLVLHGSTGVPDEELLLAVAAGMVKVNIGTALNVAFTGAVRDTLAAAPAAVDPRPALTAARGAMADAVASALRTLSGSRAGTG; encoded by the coding sequence GTGCCCTTGACCTCCACCGCGGACCTGATGAGCTCCGCGTACCGCGACGGACGGGCCGTCGGCGCGTTCAACGTGATCACTCTGGAGCACGCCGAGGCCGTGGTCACGGGGGCGGAAGCCGCCGGCTGCCCGGTCATCTGCCAGATCAGCGAGAACGCCGTACGGTTCCACGGCGGCCGGCTCGCCCCGATATCCCGCGCCACCGCCGCGCTCGCCGAGGCGGCGGCCGTCCCTGTGGCGCTGCACCTCGACCACGTCACGGACGAAACGCTGCTGCATGGCGCCGCGGACTGCGGCTTCGGCTCCGTCATGTTCGACGCCTCCGCGCTGCCGCATGCCGAGAACGTCTCCGTCACACGCTCCGCCGCGCAGTGGGCTCACGCCCGGGGGCTGTGGCTGGAGGCGGAGCTCGGCGAGATCGGCGGCAAGGACGGAGTGCACGCGCCCTCGGCCCGTACGGACCCCGACCAGGCGCGCGAATTCGTCGCCGCCACCGGCGTGGACGCGCTGGCCGTCGCGGTCGGCAGCTCCCACGCCATGACCACACGCACCGCCCGGCTGGACCACGCACTCATCGCCCGCCTCGCCCGGGCGCTCCCGGTGCCGCTTGTCCTGCACGGCTCGACGGGCGTACCCGACGAGGAACTCCTGCTGGCGGTGGCGGCCGGCATGGTCAAGGTCAACATCGGTACGGCGCTGAACGTGGCCTTCACCGGCGCGGTGCGCGACACGCTCGCCGCGGCGCCCGCGGCCGTCGACCCCCGGCCGGCCCTCACCGCGGCGCGCGGCGCGATGGCCGACGCGGTGGCCTCGGCCCTGCGGACCCTGTCGGGCAGCCGGGCGGGAACGGGGTGA
- a CDS encoding DUF6584 family protein encodes MPLNETLARADADLAAGRVPMARQRLRGLVSSFPADLEPRRRLGEVYRLYGEPAEAGRWMYLEQDRDPAETLAFERRYATAEQRMRALAWSGPESLARSAFAREQLAAVRAACSDALGAPADWDTLPSDEGTETKVSALPGYVGGTVFVLVILVFLAIWVNGLVALFD; translated from the coding sequence ATGCCCCTGAACGAGACTCTCGCCCGAGCCGACGCGGACCTTGCCGCCGGCCGTGTCCCCATGGCGCGCCAGCGCCTGCGCGGGCTGGTGTCGTCCTTCCCCGCCGATCTGGAGCCGCGCCGCCGCCTGGGCGAGGTGTACCGACTGTACGGAGAGCCGGCGGAAGCGGGTCGTTGGATGTACCTCGAACAGGACCGGGACCCGGCCGAGACCCTCGCCTTCGAGCGGAGATACGCCACGGCTGAGCAGCGCATGCGGGCACTCGCCTGGAGCGGCCCCGAGTCGCTCGCCCGATCGGCCTTCGCGCGGGAGCAGCTGGCGGCGGTGCGTGCAGCGTGCTCCGACGCCCTGGGAGCCCCGGCCGACTGGGACACGCTGCCGTCGGACGAGGGCACGGAGACCAAGGTGAGCGCCTTGCCCGGCTACGTCGGCGGCACCGTGTTCGTGCTGGTGATCCTCGTGTTCCTGGCGATCTGGGTGAACGGGCTCGTCGCGCTTTTCGACTGA
- the ppk2 gene encoding polyphosphate kinase 2, with amino-acid sequence MAGKKAARLPRKEYEQELLRLQTELVKLQEWVRASGTRLVVVFEGRDAAGKGGTIKRVAEHLNPRVARIAALPKPTERERTQWYFQRYVEHLPAAGEIVLFDRSWYNRAGVEHVMGFCTKEEHQLFLRQCPIFERMLVEAGVLVRKYWFSVSDTEQQERFRRRLEDPLRRWKLSPMDLESITHWEAYSRAKDEMMVHTDISEAPWYVVESDDKRRARLNMIAHLLSSLPYHEVPPPVLELPERPPSTGYERPPRDLQTYVPDHAATI; translated from the coding sequence ATGGCCGGCAAGAAGGCGGCGAGGCTGCCGCGCAAGGAGTACGAGCAGGAACTACTGCGCCTTCAGACGGAGTTGGTGAAGCTTCAGGAGTGGGTGCGGGCTTCGGGCACCCGCCTGGTGGTCGTCTTCGAGGGACGGGACGCGGCGGGCAAGGGCGGGACCATCAAGCGGGTCGCGGAGCACCTCAACCCGCGCGTGGCGCGGATCGCCGCGCTTCCGAAGCCCACGGAACGCGAGCGCACACAGTGGTACTTCCAGCGGTACGTGGAGCATCTGCCGGCGGCCGGGGAGATCGTGCTGTTCGACCGGTCCTGGTACAACCGGGCCGGGGTCGAGCATGTGATGGGCTTCTGCACGAAGGAGGAGCACCAGCTTTTCCTTCGCCAGTGCCCGATCTTCGAACGCATGCTGGTCGAGGCGGGCGTGCTGGTGCGCAAGTACTGGTTCTCGGTGAGCGACACCGAGCAGCAGGAGCGCTTCCGGCGCCGGCTGGAGGATCCGCTGCGACGCTGGAAGCTCTCGCCGATGGACCTGGAGTCGATCACCCACTGGGAGGCGTACTCCCGGGCCAAGGACGAGATGATGGTGCACACCGACATCTCCGAGGCGCCCTGGTACGTCGTCGAGAGCGACGACAAGCGCCGGGCGCGGCTGAACATGATCGCCCATCTGCTGTCGTCCCTGCCGTACCACGAGGTGCCGCCGCCCGTGCTGGAGCTCCCGGAGCGGCCGCCGTCGACCGGCTACGAGCGCCCGCCGCGTGATCTGCAGACCTACGTCCCCGACCACGCGGCGACCATCTGA
- a CDS encoding carbohydrate ABC transporter permease, giving the protein MSRTAVDPRKAAPPGRRTAPMKLRTVLLTATGWLVALAFLAPYAQMLLTALKPTPELMQSPPAYLPSHWQWSNFTDIWSLNDPRVVDALLFSLYIAGAATLLTLAVGLPAAYYTARHRFRGRGAFLLLVLVTQMFAPTALLVGIYREMVSLDLTDTAEGLILVNAAFNLPFCVWILNAYFASIPKELEEAAWLDGTGRFGALTRIVLPLAMPGVVTALVYTFIGAWNEYVVALTITSSGNRMTLTKAIPGFVTSYHEQWQYLFATSIVAIVPVVVLFVFVERHLVAGLTSGGVRG; this is encoded by the coding sequence GTGAGCAGGACCGCCGTCGATCCCCGCAAAGCCGCGCCGCCCGGGCGGCGAACCGCACCGATGAAGCTGCGCACCGTCCTGCTCACCGCGACCGGCTGGCTGGTGGCGCTGGCGTTCCTCGCGCCCTACGCGCAGATGCTGCTGACGGCCCTCAAACCGACACCCGAACTGATGCAGTCACCGCCGGCCTATCTGCCCTCCCACTGGCAGTGGTCGAACTTCACGGACATCTGGTCGCTCAACGACCCGCGCGTCGTGGACGCCCTGCTGTTCTCGCTGTACATCGCCGGAGCGGCGACGCTGCTCACCCTGGCCGTCGGGCTGCCCGCCGCGTACTACACGGCCCGGCACCGCTTCCGCGGACGCGGCGCGTTCCTGCTGCTCGTCCTGGTCACGCAGATGTTCGCCCCGACCGCGCTGCTGGTCGGCATCTACCGGGAGATGGTCAGCCTCGACCTGACCGACACCGCCGAGGGCCTCATCCTGGTGAACGCGGCGTTCAACCTGCCGTTCTGCGTGTGGATCCTCAACGCGTACTTCGCGAGCATCCCCAAGGAACTGGAGGAGGCCGCCTGGCTCGACGGCACCGGGCGGTTCGGCGCCCTGACCCGGATCGTTCTGCCGCTCGCGATGCCTGGTGTGGTGACCGCGCTCGTCTACACCTTCATCGGTGCGTGGAACGAGTACGTGGTGGCGCTCACCATCACCTCGTCCGGCAACCGGATGACCCTGACCAAGGCGATTCCCGGCTTCGTCACCTCGTACCACGAGCAGTGGCAGTACCTGTTCGCCACGTCGATCGTCGCGATCGTCCCCGTGGTGGTGCTGTTCGTCTTCGTCGAGCGCCACCTCGTCGCGGGCCTGACCTCGGGCGGCGTGCGCGGATGA
- a CDS encoding FMN-binding protein: MHTLNKNRPLRRIVLASAATVSGMVLLLSLKPHTTPAVAGLASSPAPSSGSGVSGGTGGSAATGTRTLTGDSVQTRWGPVQVRVTLTNGKLTDVTAVTYPQDNPRDQQINSYAVPQLTREALTAQSADIDTVSGATYTSDGYRQSLQSALDSASG; the protein is encoded by the coding sequence TTGCACACGTTGAACAAGAACCGTCCGCTGCGCCGGATCGTGCTGGCGAGCGCCGCGACCGTCTCCGGGATGGTGCTGCTGCTGTCGCTGAAACCGCACACGACGCCAGCCGTCGCCGGTCTCGCCTCCTCCCCCGCGCCGTCCAGCGGTTCCGGCGTGTCGGGCGGGACCGGCGGATCCGCGGCCACGGGAACCCGGACCCTCACCGGGGACTCCGTCCAGACCCGCTGGGGCCCCGTCCAGGTCCGCGTCACGCTGACGAACGGGAAGCTCACCGACGTCACCGCGGTCACCTACCCCCAGGACAACCCGAGGGACCAGCAGATCAACAGCTACGCCGTTCCGCAGCTGACCCGAGAGGCGCTCACGGCCCAGAGCGCCGACATCGACACCGTGTCCGGCGCCACGTACACCAGCGACGGGTACCGCCAGTCACTCCAGTCGGCACTGGACTCCGCGAGCGGCTGA
- a CDS encoding DeoR/GlpR family DNA-binding transcription regulator, whose product MAAPQARWSALLEMLTRDGRIEVEPAAEELGVSAATIRRDLDELARQQMVTRTHGGAVINAIAYDLPLRYKAARNAPEKERIAHAAAGLVKAGAVVGLNGGTTTTEVARALATRADLSSGGAETAVTVVTNALNIANELVVRRHVKLVVTGGVARPASYELIGPLATELLAEIALDVVFIGVDAIDVANGATAHHEGEASINRALARRAQQVVAVADSTKLDRRAFARICPVEDIDVLVTDKAASDRLTETFTAAGVEVIRA is encoded by the coding sequence ATGGCGGCACCGCAGGCCCGGTGGAGCGCGCTGCTGGAGATGCTGACGCGCGACGGACGGATCGAAGTCGAGCCTGCCGCCGAGGAGTTGGGAGTCTCCGCCGCGACGATCAGGCGCGACCTCGACGAGCTCGCCCGCCAGCAGATGGTCACCCGCACGCACGGTGGAGCCGTCATCAACGCGATCGCCTACGACCTGCCCCTGCGCTACAAGGCCGCGCGCAACGCTCCGGAGAAGGAGCGGATCGCGCACGCCGCCGCCGGCCTGGTGAAGGCCGGGGCCGTGGTGGGGCTCAACGGCGGCACCACGACCACCGAGGTGGCGCGGGCACTGGCCACCCGCGCCGACCTGAGTTCCGGCGGTGCGGAGACGGCGGTCACCGTGGTCACCAACGCCCTGAACATCGCCAACGAGTTGGTCGTACGTCGCCACGTCAAGCTCGTGGTGACCGGCGGGGTCGCCCGGCCGGCGTCCTACGAGCTGATCGGTCCGCTGGCCACCGAACTGCTGGCGGAGATCGCACTGGACGTGGTCTTCATCGGCGTCGACGCCATCGACGTGGCCAACGGGGCGACCGCCCACCACGAGGGCGAGGCCAGCATCAACCGGGCGTTGGCCCGCCGCGCGCAGCAGGTCGTCGCGGTCGCCGACTCCACCAAGCTGGACCGGCGGGCCTTCGCCCGCATCTGCCCGGTGGAGGACATCGACGTCCTGGTGACCGACAAGGCCGCCTCGGACCGGCTCACCGAGACGTTCACGGCTGCCGGTGTGGAAGTCATCCGCGCCTGA
- a CDS encoding SCO6745 family protein: MTTAVLEPRAGRRCHNPLNSLHATHYFSPDLGRELGALGITHPKAVNFAVRAAALGPVGAGAVTAAFYNYKHDLVARHVPAVWSVAAPADVLAARARAVDATLRRLLGEEAVASAEMTEAARLALRAAEACGRGARPLYSAHADLAVPEEPHLAYWHGATLLREHRGDGHLAVLMSAGLDGLEAMVTHTATGKGMTPRWVANTRGWTRDDWDAATARLRDRGLLDGAGELTERGVALREDIERETDRLDQAPYEHLGAEGVARLTVLGTRFAQAALAAGAFPADLIGKR, translated from the coding sequence ATGACTACTGCCGTACTCGAACCGCGCGCCGGTCGGCGCTGTCACAACCCGCTCAACTCACTGCACGCGACGCACTACTTCTCGCCCGATCTGGGTCGCGAGCTGGGCGCACTGGGGATCACCCATCCCAAGGCCGTGAACTTCGCCGTACGGGCGGCCGCGCTGGGGCCGGTCGGAGCCGGCGCGGTGACGGCGGCCTTCTACAACTACAAGCACGACCTCGTGGCCCGGCACGTCCCCGCCGTCTGGTCCGTCGCCGCCCCGGCGGACGTGCTCGCGGCACGCGCGCGGGCCGTCGACGCGACGCTACGGCGCCTGCTGGGCGAGGAGGCGGTGGCGTCCGCGGAGATGACGGAGGCCGCACGGCTCGCACTGCGCGCCGCCGAGGCCTGCGGGCGAGGCGCCCGGCCGCTGTACTCCGCCCACGCCGACCTCGCCGTCCCCGAGGAGCCGCACCTCGCGTACTGGCACGGAGCGACCCTGCTGCGCGAGCACCGGGGCGACGGGCACCTCGCGGTGCTGATGTCCGCGGGGCTCGACGGACTGGAGGCGATGGTCACCCACACCGCCACGGGCAAGGGCATGACTCCGAGGTGGGTGGCGAACACCCGGGGCTGGACCCGGGACGACTGGGACGCGGCGACGGCCCGGCTGCGGGACCGCGGGCTGCTGGACGGCGCCGGCGAGCTCACGGAGCGAGGTGTCGCGCTCCGCGAGGACATCGAGCGGGAGACCGACCGCCTCGACCAGGCTCCGTACGAGCACCTCGGCGCGGAGGGCGTCGCACGCCTGACGGTCCTCGGGACGAGGTTCGCCCAGGCCGCGCTGGCCGCGGGCGCCTTCCCGGCGGACCTGATCGGCAAGAGGTGA
- a CDS encoding response regulator transcription factor, translating to MNTHRPRGSGRPALTRTDGAPLRVLVVDDDPDLAEVLSGALRYEGWEVRTAGDGVSALAGARELLPDAIVLDVMLPDTDGFAVLRALRAVRPDVCVLFLTARDAVEDRIAGITAGGDDYVTKPFSLEEVVARLRGLLRRAGMARQQADGPQLTVGDLVMDEEAREVTRGGELVELSPTEFELLRLLMRNPRRVLSKAQILDRVWSYDFGGQAHVVELYISYLRKKVDAGRPPMIHTVRGAGYVLKPVVR from the coding sequence ATGAACACCCACCGCCCCCGCGGCTCAGGCCGCCCCGCGCTGACCCGGACCGACGGCGCCCCGCTCCGGGTCCTCGTCGTCGACGACGATCCCGACCTCGCGGAGGTCCTCTCCGGCGCCCTGCGGTACGAGGGCTGGGAGGTCCGTACCGCGGGCGACGGTGTCTCGGCACTCGCCGGGGCACGTGAGCTGCTGCCCGACGCGATCGTCCTCGACGTCATGCTCCCGGACACCGACGGCTTCGCCGTACTGCGCGCGCTGCGTGCCGTGCGCCCCGACGTGTGTGTGCTCTTCCTGACCGCACGGGACGCGGTCGAGGACCGCATCGCGGGCATCACGGCGGGCGGTGACGACTACGTGACCAAGCCGTTCAGCCTGGAGGAGGTCGTCGCCCGCCTGCGCGGGCTGCTGCGCCGGGCCGGCATGGCCCGCCAGCAGGCGGACGGCCCGCAGCTGACCGTGGGCGACCTGGTGATGGACGAGGAGGCCCGCGAGGTCACCCGCGGTGGCGAACTCGTCGAACTGTCCCCGACGGAGTTCGAACTGCTGCGTCTGCTCATGCGCAATCCGCGACGCGTCCTCAGCAAGGCGCAGATCCTCGACCGGGTGTGGTCCTACGACTTCGGCGGACAGGCCCACGTCGTCGAGCTGTACATCTCCTACCTGCGCAAGAAGGTGGACGCGGGCCGCCCGCCCATGATCCACACCGTGCGCGGCGCCGGATACGTGCTCAAGCCGGTCGTCCGGTGA
- a CDS encoding ferredoxin reductase family protein, whose product MTTVYSRPGVAPAPPAPKRSPVVPVLVVLWGGAAGVLALWWHDTGSVVGSAGVLTGAGRIAGLLAGYACAVLVALMARVPLLERRIGADRVTRWHAMAGRYTICLLVAHVVLILLGYAAQDGSSFVDETLTVVLDYPEMLKGAAGTVILFAVGIVSARAVRRRVGHEFWYYVHLLTYAAVFLTFGHQLALGSDFVGSRAAQAAWYALYLGVAALVVWFRILAPVRLNLRHRLRVDTVHREAPGVYSVVIRGRRLDEMGALPGQFLRWRFLTEGMRWTSTPYSLSAPPRPDLLRITVKALGDHSAAVALLRPGTRVWAEGPYGALTADRRSAHKSLLIAGGVGVTPLRALFETLPGEVTLLYRARSAQDLALGGELEAVALWRGAKVHYALNGPDGRRPDLTARSLRAAVPDLDAHDVYLCGPHGFAQDLYRALRAAGVADSRIHHESFEL is encoded by the coding sequence ATGACGACGGTGTACTCACGACCCGGGGTCGCCCCCGCGCCTCCCGCACCGAAGCGCTCCCCCGTCGTGCCCGTGCTCGTCGTCCTGTGGGGCGGGGCCGCCGGCGTGCTCGCCCTGTGGTGGCACGACACCGGGTCGGTCGTGGGTTCCGCGGGTGTGCTGACGGGGGCCGGGCGGATCGCCGGACTGCTGGCCGGGTACGCCTGCGCCGTCCTCGTCGCTCTGATGGCCCGCGTCCCGCTCCTCGAACGACGGATCGGCGCGGACCGGGTGACGCGCTGGCACGCGATGGCGGGCCGCTACACGATCTGTCTGCTGGTGGCGCACGTCGTGCTGATACTGCTGGGGTACGCCGCCCAGGACGGCTCGTCCTTCGTGGACGAGACGCTCACGGTGGTCCTGGACTATCCGGAGATGCTCAAGGGCGCCGCGGGGACCGTCATCCTGTTCGCGGTCGGGATCGTCTCGGCCCGAGCGGTGCGCCGCCGGGTCGGTCACGAGTTCTGGTACTACGTGCATCTGCTCACGTACGCGGCGGTCTTCCTCACCTTCGGGCACCAACTGGCCCTGGGTTCCGACTTCGTCGGCAGCCGTGCGGCCCAGGCCGCCTGGTACGCGCTGTACCTGGGCGTCGCGGCCCTCGTGGTGTGGTTCCGGATCCTGGCTCCGGTACGGCTGAACCTGCGTCACCGGTTGCGGGTGGACACCGTGCACCGGGAGGCGCCCGGCGTGTACTCGGTCGTGATCCGCGGCCGGCGGCTGGACGAGATGGGGGCGCTGCCTGGGCAGTTCCTGCGCTGGCGGTTCCTGACCGAGGGCATGCGCTGGACCTCCACGCCGTACTCCCTGTCGGCGCCGCCGCGCCCGGACCTGCTGCGCATCACCGTCAAAGCGCTCGGGGACCACAGCGCCGCCGTCGCGCTGCTGCGGCCGGGCACCCGCGTGTGGGCGGAAGGCCCGTACGGGGCGCTGACCGCGGACCGGCGGAGCGCGCACAAGTCCCTGCTGATCGCCGGCGGTGTCGGCGTCACCCCACTGCGGGCCCTGTTCGAGACGCTGCCCGGCGAGGTCACCCTCCTCTACCGCGCCCGCTCGGCGCAGGACCTGGCCCTGGGCGGGGAGCTGGAGGCGGTCGCGCTGTGGCGAGGGGCCAAGGTGCACTACGCGCTCAACGGCCCGGACGGCCGACGCCCCGATCTCACCGCCCGGTCCCTGCGCGCGGCCGTGCCCGACCTCGACGCCCACGACGTCTACCTGTGCGGCCCGCACGGATTCGCGCAGGACCTGTACCGGGCGTTGCGCGCCGCCGGGGTTGCGGACAGCCGTATCCACCATGAGTCCTTCGAGCTGTGA
- a CDS encoding extracellular solute-binding protein, protein MKRHLTGLAGGLALALALAGCGKGSSSDSGGSDGTTITFVAAKYDDDTQAYWAALIKDFEAANPGYRVNLEVVDWEQMDSKVKTYVQTKQEPDILNYNKFSDFARDGLVHKARDVVSPEVLSDFLPLFRQKAQYDGAQYGLPFISSARLFFYNKDIFAEAGIARPPSTWAEVEADAKKIKQAGYIGLGLPLGAEEAQAEFQIWAMNNGGGWTDASGKWAIDRQANVDTLTFLRKLTKEKVTQPNPEATNRKDVFNQFAQGRIGMLNGAVFMRKGFIDPVDAKLNYGVAALPSKDGSTHKTLGVQDYLVAFKKGDGSNKAGVRKFLDFFYQKKNAAEFVSTEGFLSVTKSSGEVLSSDSRNAAYYKPFVDALSDAEFAPTDDPAWAAVDGAVKQRIGTAVAGGDPAKVLGEIQKTAQKGD, encoded by the coding sequence GTGAAACGGCACCTCACAGGCCTTGCCGGGGGACTGGCCCTGGCGCTTGCCCTCGCCGGATGCGGCAAGGGCAGCTCCTCGGACAGCGGCGGCTCCGACGGCACCACGATCACCTTCGTCGCCGCGAAGTACGACGACGACACCCAGGCCTACTGGGCAGCGCTGATCAAGGACTTCGAAGCCGCGAACCCCGGATACCGGGTGAACCTGGAAGTCGTCGACTGGGAGCAGATGGACTCCAAGGTCAAGACGTACGTCCAGACCAAACAGGAACCCGACATCCTCAACTACAACAAGTTCTCCGACTTCGCCCGGGACGGACTGGTCCACAAGGCGCGGGACGTCGTCTCCCCCGAGGTGCTGAGCGACTTCCTCCCGCTGTTCCGGCAGAAGGCGCAGTACGACGGCGCCCAGTACGGCCTGCCCTTCATCTCCAGTGCACGTCTGTTCTTCTACAACAAGGACATCTTCGCCGAAGCGGGCATCGCCCGGCCGCCGTCCACGTGGGCCGAGGTCGAGGCCGACGCCAAGAAGATCAAGCAGGCCGGCTACATAGGCCTCGGGTTACCTCTGGGGGCCGAGGAGGCCCAGGCCGAGTTCCAGATCTGGGCGATGAACAACGGCGGCGGCTGGACCGACGCCTCGGGCAAGTGGGCCATCGACCGGCAGGCCAACGTCGACACGCTCACCTTCCTGCGGAAACTGACGAAGGAGAAGGTCACCCAGCCCAACCCGGAGGCCACCAACCGCAAGGACGTCTTCAACCAGTTCGCCCAGGGCAGGATCGGCATGCTGAACGGGGCGGTCTTCATGCGCAAGGGCTTCATCGACCCGGTCGACGCGAAGCTGAACTACGGCGTCGCGGCGCTGCCGAGCAAGGACGGCAGCACACACAAGACGCTCGGCGTGCAGGACTACCTCGTCGCGTTCAAGAAGGGCGACGGATCGAACAAGGCGGGAGTGAGGAAATTCCTCGACTTCTTCTACCAGAAGAAGAACGCCGCCGAGTTCGTCTCCACCGAGGGGTTCCTGTCGGTCACCAAGTCGTCCGGCGAGGTGCTGAGTTCCGACAGCCGGAACGCCGCCTACTACAAGCCGTTCGTCGACGCCCTCTCCGACGCGGAGTTCGCCCCCACCGACGACCCGGCGTGGGCAGCCGTCGACGGCGCCGTGAAACAGCGCATCGGCACCGCCGTGGCGGGCGGTGACCCGGCGAAGGTGCTGGGCGAGATCCAGAAGACCGCGCAGAAGGGCGACTGA